In Solanum stenotomum isolate F172 chromosome 6, ASM1918654v1, whole genome shotgun sequence, one DNA window encodes the following:
- the LOC125868465 gene encoding uncharacterized protein LOC125868465, whose protein sequence is MDKFLIKLPKPKDGQPSSSSNQPFVSSQVAPEVERHTNSFPLSNMDNMLDFKSLEADPKNRMPISSYGPNIRDAVRRMQDLKNQRQSIQSSFDKQSEKARSDYRMRLNASIDVARFLLTSGFPFRGHDESEGSEYKGAFLELLKWYGDRSFDVGRVILGNAPQNDMMICPTIQKYIVEACAKETTKAIIEDLDGDYFGILVDESKDVSHKEQMALILRNVNKSGMVIERFLGIVHDMKRDCPYHLDRFAAENLLSKIHEFEFVFMLYLMFKVLLLTNELNKILQKKDQDIVNAMELLDLSKKRLQMMREDEWDFMMDEVSLFCGKHGIPIPKMNEDYSNGKSKRKRSNISYLHHFRVEVFYAVIDLALQELNNRFDVVTSDLLLGMANLSPVDSFANFHKDRIMKLAEYYPSEFGDKELWELNFQLDDFIVYAQKCDSKFLNLKGIKDLAKVMIETKLDQSWLLVYLLVKLNLIIPVATASVERAFSSMKYIKNDFLYRA, encoded by the exons ATGGATAAGTTTCTCATCAAGTTACCAAAGCCAAAAGATGGCCAACCAAGTTCTAGCTCTAATCaaccatttgtgagttcacaagTTGCTCCGGAAGTTGAAAGACATACAAATTCTTTTCCACTTTCAAATATGGATAATATGCTTGATTTTAAATCTCTTGAAGCAGATCCCAAAAATCGAATGCCTATTTCATCTTATGGTCCTAATATTCGAGATGCGGTAAGGAG GATGCAAGATTTGAAAAACCAACGACAATCGATCCAATCTTCTTTTGACAAGCAAAGTGAAAAGGCAAGAAGTGATTATCGGATGCGTTTAAATGCCTCAATTGATGTAGCAAGATTTCTCTTGACATCGGGATTTCCATTTCGTGGACATGATGAAAGTGAAGGTTCCGAATATAAGGGTGCTTTTCTCGAACTTTTGAAATGGTATGGGGATAGAAGTTTTGATGTGGGAAGAGTAATATTAGGTAATGCTCCACaaaatgatatgatgatttgtccgacaattcaaaaatatattgtgGAGGCTTGTGCTAAAGAAACAACTAAGGCTATCATTGAAGACTTGGACGGTGATTATTTTGGAATATTAGTTGATGAATCAAAGGATGTTTCTCATAAGGAGCAAATGGCTCTAATTTTGAGAAATGTCAACAAAAGTGGAATGGTGATAGAGCGATTCTTGGGTATTGTCCAC GATATGAAACGTGATTGTCCATATCATCTTGATAGATTTGCGGCAGAAAATCTTTTGAGCAAgattcatgaatttgaatttgtctTTATGTTGTACTTGATGTTTAAGGTGTTGCTATTGACGAATGAGTTgaataaaattttacaaaagaaagatCAAGATATCGTTAATGCTATGGAACTGCTTGACCTTTCAAAGAAACGATTGCAAATGATGAGAGAGGATGAATGGGACTTTATGATGGATGAGGTTAGCTTATTTTGTGGTAAACATGGAATTCCAATTCCCAAAATGAATGAAGACTACTCTAACGGGAAGTCGAAGCGTAAGAGGTCCAATATTTCATATTTGCATCACTTTCGTGTGGAAGTATTTTATGCCGTCATTGATTTGGcacttcaagaactcaataatcgTTTTGATGTGGTGACTAGTGACTTGCTCCTAGGTATGGCTAATTTGAGTCCGGTTgattcatttgctaattttcacAAGGATAGGATAATGAAACTAGCCGAGTACTACCCAAGTGAGTTTGGTGATAAAGAGCTTTGGGAACTCAATTTTCAACTTGATGATTTTATTGTCTATGCTCAAAAGTGTGATAGCAAGTTTCTCAACTTGAAGGGAATCAAGGATCTTGCAAAAGTGATGATAGAGACAAAACTAGATCAATCTTGGTTacttgtgtatctacttgtgaagCTAAATTTGATTATTCCTGTTGCTACCGCAAGCGTGGAAAGAGCATTCTCATCAATGAAGtacataaagaatgattttcTATATAGAGCGTAg